The following coding sequences are from one Limnobacter sp. SAORIC-580 window:
- the rfbC gene encoding dTDP-4-dehydrorhamnose 3,5-epimerase: MQCNPTPLQGLLLLTPTVYTDARGHFFESFNAKTFKQVAGIQPEFVQTNESLSKRGVLRGLHWQTAPKAQGKLVRVVHGAVFDVAVDLRENSETFGQWYGCELSSTNHIQLWIPPGFAHGFLTLTDTAITSYQVTEHHSPEHEHCMAWNDPVLNIDWPLKQAGVAKPTLSPKDEQGVAFTSLS; encoded by the coding sequence ATGCAATGCAATCCAACCCCCCTGCAAGGTTTGTTGTTACTTACACCCACCGTTTACACCGACGCACGCGGTCACTTTTTTGAAAGCTTCAATGCGAAAACGTTCAAGCAGGTGGCAGGCATTCAGCCCGAGTTTGTACAAACCAATGAATCGCTTTCAAAGCGCGGGGTGTTGCGCGGCCTGCACTGGCAAACTGCCCCCAAGGCACAGGGCAAACTGGTACGTGTGGTGCACGGTGCAGTGTTTGATGTGGCCGTGGACCTGCGCGAAAATTCGGAAACATTTGGCCAGTGGTATGGCTGTGAATTAAGCAGCACCAACCATATTCAGCTGTGGATACCGCCTGGTTTTGCGCATGGTTTTTTAACGCTGACCGACACCGCAATTACCAGTTACCAGGTGACCGAGCACCACAGCCCCGAGCACGAGCATTGCATGGCCTGGAACGACCCGGTGTTGAACATTGATTGGCCATTGAAGCAGGCTGGTGTTGCAAAGCCAACCCTGTCGCCCAAGGACGAACAGGGTGTGGCTTTTACAAGCTTGAGTTGA
- a CDS encoding TonB-dependent siderophore receptor has protein sequence MKLKPVALAMLGLGLPALAIAQTTNNQLEEVEVQAREQGSYSSNAVQVGTFRDTAPIDVPLTVNSVTREVLDAQSATTLFGALRNTAGVTRSQLNGSTYDNIAIRGILVENRGNYRLNGSLPIINLVDVPLENKQQVEVLKGASSLYYGFIPPSGVVNLVTKRAGNKPVLSLSQSVNEHGGATTHLDWGRKFGENNNQGLRVNLVKGAEDIGVNNYSGERELASIAYDWKITDRLNFRFDVEHYEKSVSEQAAIALLPAVNGRVTLPPVPDNKTNLAGEWQQYDASAQNYLARVDYVLSDSWGVLFEAGYAETTRDRAFSQFQNYDLNTGDGELRIFYSRDQQFDNTNYRGEVYGEVVTGPITHNLSFGYTTNTRASNTPGVTGTQSLFNQNLYNPREIAPQNVSFTGAYSAVTIDDQGLYVFDRMQLGERWQVLAGLRRGDYRTENLSVLADGTRTVRLYNAQETTPSLAVMYKPRQDVSLYASYVEGLEESGQAPANAANAFQLLDPAESEQREVGAKFNIGQNSLAQIAYFDIDRASTFLQPAPAGSPPGTPGVFGLNGKANYSGFEMAWTGELNKQLSIAASALLMDAELQNDGNPATVGRVPENTAEKTASLFAEYRLISIPGLSFSGGLYYTGERAVNDQNQAFIGGYTVASLGARYSTVIGSTPTQFQLVVDNPTDKNYYSTAGNGLIGVGTPRTIKAIVSVDL, from the coding sequence ATGAAACTCAAACCTGTTGCACTGGCCATGCTTGGCCTGGGCCTGCCAGCTTTGGCCATCGCCCAAACCACCAACAATCAGCTCGAAGAAGTTGAGGTTCAAGCCCGCGAGCAAGGCAGCTACTCCAGTAACGCCGTGCAGGTGGGCACCTTCCGCGACACAGCACCCATTGATGTCCCGCTCACCGTGAACTCGGTCACCCGCGAGGTGCTGGATGCACAATCGGCCACCACCCTGTTCGGTGCACTGCGCAACACCGCCGGTGTTACCCGCTCGCAACTAAACGGCTCAACCTACGACAACATTGCCATTCGCGGCATTCTGGTAGAAAACCGCGGCAACTACCGCCTCAATGGTTCACTGCCCATTATCAACCTGGTCGATGTGCCCCTTGAAAACAAACAACAGGTGGAAGTGCTCAAGGGCGCATCCTCCCTGTATTACGGTTTCATTCCCCCCTCGGGCGTGGTGAATCTTGTTACAAAACGTGCGGGCAACAAACCTGTGCTCAGCCTGAGCCAAAGTGTGAATGAACATGGCGGTGCCACCACGCACCTGGACTGGGGCCGCAAGTTTGGCGAGAACAACAACCAAGGCCTGCGCGTTAATTTGGTGAAGGGCGCTGAAGACATTGGCGTGAACAACTACAGCGGCGAACGCGAATTGGCCAGCATTGCCTACGATTGGAAAATCACCGATCGCTTAAACTTTCGCTTCGATGTAGAACACTATGAGAAATCAGTCAGCGAGCAGGCCGCAATTGCGCTGCTGCCTGCGGTCAATGGCAGGGTAACCCTGCCCCCAGTGCCCGACAACAAAACCAACCTGGCTGGCGAATGGCAACAATACGATGCCAGTGCACAAAACTACCTGGCTCGTGTGGACTATGTATTGAGCGATTCCTGGGGAGTGTTGTTTGAAGCCGGTTACGCCGAAACCACTCGCGATCGTGCCTTTTCTCAATTCCAAAACTACGACCTAAACACCGGCGATGGCGAGCTGCGAATTTTCTACAGCCGCGACCAACAATTCGACAACACCAACTACCGCGGTGAAGTTTACGGCGAAGTGGTCACTGGGCCAATTACGCACAACCTGTCTTTTGGCTACACCACCAACACCCGCGCCAGCAACACACCGGGCGTAACCGGCACACAAAGCCTGTTCAACCAAAACCTGTACAACCCCCGTGAAATTGCACCACAGAACGTAAGCTTCACAGGTGCATATTCCGCTGTAACCATTGATGACCAAGGCCTGTATGTATTTGACCGCATGCAGTTGGGTGAACGGTGGCAGGTATTGGCAGGCCTTCGCCGTGGCGACTACCGCACCGAAAACCTGAGTGTTCTGGCCGATGGTACACGCACTGTTCGTCTTTATAATGCACAAGAAACAACCCCTTCTCTGGCGGTAATGTACAAGCCACGCCAGGATGTGTCGTTGTACGCCAGCTATGTGGAAGGACTTGAGGAATCGGGGCAGGCACCTGCCAATGCGGCCAATGCATTCCAGTTGCTCGACCCCGCAGAATCGGAACAGCGTGAGGTGGGTGCCAAGTTCAATATTGGTCAAAACAGCTTGGCACAAATTGCCTATTTCGACATTGATCGTGCATCTACATTTTTACAACCCGCCCCAGCAGGCTCACCCCCCGGAACACCAGGTGTATTTGGCCTGAACGGCAAGGCAAACTACAGCGGGTTCGAGATGGCATGGACTGGCGAATTGAACAAGCAACTTTCGATTGCTGCCTCAGCCTTGTTGATGGATGCGGAATTACAAAACGACGGCAACCCAGCCACTGTTGGGCGTGTGCCTGAAAACACCGCCGAAAAAACAGCCAGCCTGTTTGCGGAATACCGTTTGATCAGCATACCGGGCTTAAGCTTCAGTGGTGGTTTGTACTACACCGGCGAGCGCGCTGTGAACGATCAAAACCAAGCGTTTATTGGCGGCTACACAGTGGCCTCGCTGGGCGCACGTTACTCGACTGTCATTGGCAGTACGCCCACGCAGTTTCAGTTGGTGGTCGACAACCCCACCGACAAAAACTACTACAGCACCGCAGGCAACGGCTTGATTGGTGTGGGCACACCCCGAACCATCAAGGCGATTGTCAGCGTCGATTTGTAA
- the rfbA gene encoding glucose-1-phosphate thymidylyltransferase RfbA, which produces MNRKGIVLAGGQATRLYPATAAVSKQLLPVYDKPMIYYPLSTLMLAGVREVLVISTPHDTPRFEQLLGDGSRWGMRIDYAVQATPGGVAQSLIVAEPFLQGSPCALVLGDNLFYGQNLVRQMQYAYGQKQGATVFAYSVANPQAYGVLELNAEGTVIGVEEKPAQPKSKQAVTGLYFFDGQAAGIAKGLTPSARGELEITDVIRTYLAMGQLEVQHMGRGQAWLDTGTADSLLDAANFIQTIERRQGLKVSCPEEIAWRNQWITSAQLAALAKPLRNSGYGDYLLGLLEAGQ; this is translated from the coding sequence ATGAACCGCAAAGGCATAGTGTTGGCCGGTGGGCAAGCCACCCGCCTGTACCCGGCCACTGCCGCTGTCAGCAAGCAGCTGCTGCCCGTTTACGACAAGCCCATGATTTACTACCCCCTGAGCACCCTGATGTTGGCGGGTGTACGGGAGGTGCTGGTGATTTCAACCCCGCACGACACACCGCGATTTGAACAATTGTTGGGCGATGGCAGCCGCTGGGGCATGCGCATTGATTACGCTGTGCAGGCCACACCCGGTGGTGTTGCGCAATCGCTGATCGTGGCCGAACCCTTTTTGCAGGGCTCACCCTGTGCCTTGGTGTTGGGAGACAACCTGTTTTATGGCCAGAACCTGGTGCGCCAAATGCAATATGCCTACGGGCAAAAACAGGGTGCCACCGTGTTTGCATATTCGGTGGCAAACCCGCAAGCCTATGGCGTACTTGAGCTGAACGCCGAGGGCACAGTCATTGGTGTGGAAGAAAAACCTGCACAGCCCAAAAGCAAGCAGGCGGTAACTGGCTTGTACTTTTTTGATGGGCAGGCCGCTGGCATTGCAAAAGGTTTAACGCCTTCTGCCCGTGGCGAACTTGAAATTACCGATGTAATACGAACCTACCTGGCCATGGGGCAGCTTGAAGTGCAACACATGGGCCGTGGTCAGGCCTGGCTTGATACGGGTACCGCAGACAGCTTGCTGGACGCGGCCAACTTCATTCAAACCATTGAGCGCAGGCAGGGCTTAAAGGTAAGCTGCCCTGAAGAAATTGCGTGGCGCAACCAGTGGATTACTTCGGCACAGTTGGCCGCGCTGGCAAAGCCATTGCGCAACAGCGGTTATGGCGATTACTTGCTGGGCTTGCTGGAGGCGGGGCAGTGA